The Candidatus Methanosuratincola sp. genome includes the window CAAGACCCCTAGGTATGTGTTCCCTGATTGAAACGCGGAGGTGGTCTGGTTCGAAAGGCAGCATGCCGGTCCCGGCGAGCACCCCTAGCATCACCACGTTTGCAGCCATCGGCATGCCTACGCTTGAGGCCACTCCGGTTGGATCAAGCGCGATAACCCTCCCTGCAGCCATCCGCACTGCCTTCATTACATCCTCAAGAGCCGGGTAAGACGCTTTGCCCGTGTTTACCTCCACCGGGTACACGGGGCGGGTGCCAATTATGACCGTGCCACCCACTTTCAGGAAGGAGGAGACCGCCCTGAGCGCCTCCATCGGCTCCATCCCCATAACGATGTCTGCAGAGTGGGCGCTGACCATCGCCCCATGGACTTCTCCGATCCTGACGTGGCTGAGCACAGGGCCCCCGCGCTGCGCTATGCCGAAGACGTCGGAGACCCTGACCTTGAAACCGGCTTTGACCGCTGCAGCCCCGAGCATCTGGGCTGCCCTAACGTTCCCCTGCCCACCTACGCCAGAGATCACGATCTCGAGAACTTTCTGGAGCTGCACCTCAGGCACCCCCTTCCTTCCT containing:
- a CDS encoding indolepyruvate oxidoreductase subunit beta, which produces MKRDEGRKGVPEVQLQKVLEIVISGVGGQGNVRAAQMLGAAAVKAGFKVRVSDVFGIAQRGGPVLSHVRIGEVHGAMVSAHSADIVMGMEPMEALRAVSSFLKVGGTVIIGTRPVYPVEVNTGKASYPALEDVMKAVRMAAGRVIALDPTGVASSVGMPMAANVVMLGVLAGTGMLPFEPDHLRVSIREHIPRGLEENMMAFEKGLAIGREGAAGLEK